A single Cucumis melo cultivar AY chromosome 4, USDA_Cmelo_AY_1.0, whole genome shotgun sequence DNA region contains:
- the LOC127149056 gene encoding uncharacterized protein LOC127149056 isoform X2, which produces MKKEEIREKEKKKEEKHKNKDEAKDEKESKKKHKDEDGAEKETEVNKKKEKEDEKKKKKDEKKPKKKDEKSGENDGVKDKKGKKKEAEEDEDFEKKEKKQEKGKKDKEKGKGSDVVEDKKVKKEVEKEEEKEDGSKEEKKKKKDEKENKKKEKGEEEDDGNEEKKKKKKGEKKKEKEGEEDGGKEEKKKKTEEKEKKKKEKGEEDDSKEEKKKKDEKENKKKDKGEEEDDGKEEKKKKKGDNKKEKGGEEDGGKEEKKKKTEEKEKKKKEKGEEEDDSKEEKKKKTGEKDKKKKEKGDKSKEEEKKKKVEKEKEIT; this is translated from the coding sequence atgaagaaagaagaaataagagaaaaagaaaagaagaaagaagagaagcaCAAGAACAAAGATGAAGCCAAAGATGAGAAGGAATCCAAAAAGAAGCACAAAGACGAGGATGGAGCAGAAAAGGAAACAGAAGTGAacaagaagaaggaaaaggaagatgagaagaaaaagaaaaaagatgaaaagaaaccTAAGAAGAAAGATGAGAAGTCTGGGGAGAATGATGGAGTGAAAgacaagaaaggaaagaaaaaagaagcggaggaagatgaagattttgaaaaaaaggaaaagaaacagGAAAAAGGTAAGAAAGATAAGGAGAAGGGCAAAGGTTCTGATGTAGTGGAAGATAAGAAAGTGAAGAAGGAAGttgagaaggaagaagaaaaagaagatggtagtaaagaagagaagaagaagaagaaagatgagaaggaaaataagaaaaaggagaaaggagaagaagaagatgatggtaatgaagagaagaagaagaagaagaaaggagagaagaaaaaggagaaagaaggagaagaagatggtggcaaagaagagaagaagaagaagacagaagagaaggagaagaagaaaaaggagaaaggagaagaagatgatagtaaagaagagaagaagaagaaagatgagaaggaaaataagaagaaggacaaaggagaagaagaagatgatggtaaagaagagaagaagaagaagaaaggagatAACAAAAAGGAGAaaggaggagaagaagatggtggcaaagaagagaagaagaagaagacagaagagaaggagaagaagaaaaaggagaaaggagaagaagaagatgatagtaaagaagagaagaagaagaaaacaggAGAGAAggacaagaagaagaaggaaaaaggagATAAAAGTaaagaagaggagaagaagaagaaagtagaGAAGGAAAAGGAGATAACTTGA
- the LOC103502986 gene encoding uncharacterized protein LOC103502986: MADGSVSTPIIGKEEKTKVELDWEVVKVDKEVEKEKLEVKMKEVKHEDDKKEKTAAKLQRKSSSVQKEKAKDIENKKEISLKSDDEKDKKVKVKEDDDSKLEGKNKKETKKEEKHKNKDEAKDEKESKMKHKDEDGAEKETEVNKKKEKEDEKKEKKDEKKPKKKDEKSGEDDGVKEKKGKKKEADEDENFEKKEKKQEKGKKDKEKGKGSDAVEDKKVKKEVEKEEEKEDGSKEEKKKKKDEKENKKKDKGEEEDDGKEEKKKKKGENKKEKKEKGGEEDGGKEEKKKKTEEKEKKKKERGEEEDDSKEEKKKKTGEKDKKKKEKEEGDRSKEEEKKKKVEKEKEKKDKGVVKGKDEGNDEVKENKGEKKKGKDEEDTEKEEKKAKKEKKDEKKKDKGEKEKEEKKKDKKIVEDEEKKDEKKKDKGEKEKEEKKKDKKIVEGEEKEGKHKKQDKDEVEDKKGRKEKKKEKGNDTKTEASVNTSREIDIEESKKTDTSVTNTSREIEIQESEKGPKGEDEKKNNKDKEEKKKKVEERNKTRELGKLKQKLEKLDVKINALLLKKVDIMRQIKEAEDGNCDTAAKAVEVA, encoded by the coding sequence ATGGCTGATGGATCAGTTAGTACCCCAATTATTggaaaagaagagaagacaaaGGTTGAACTTGATTGGGAAGTTGTTAAGGTGGATAAAGAGGTTGAGAAAGAAAAGCTTGAGGTCAAGATGAAGGAGGTAAAACATGAAGATGACAAGAAAGAGAAGACAGCAGCCAAGCTTCAAAGAAAAAGCTCATCAGTACAAAAAGAGAAGGCAAAAGATATCGAGAATAAAAAGGAAATATCGTTGAAGTCTGATGATGAAAAAGATAAGAAGGTCAAGGTTAAGGAAGACGATGATTCAAAATTGGAAGggaagaacaaaaaagaaacgaaaaaagaagagaagcaCAAGAACAAAGATGAAGCCAAAGATGAGAAGGAATCCAAAATGAAGCACAAAGACGAGGATGGAGCAGAAAAGGAAACAGAAGTGAacaagaagaaggaaaaggaagatgagaagaaagagaaaaaagatgaaaagaaaccTAAGAAGAAAGATGAGAAATCTGGGGAGGATGATGGagtgaaagaaaagaaaggaaagaaaaaagaagccgatgaagatgaaaattttgaaaaaaaggaaaagaaacagGAAAAAGGTAAGAAAGATAAGGAGAAGGGTAAAGGTTCTGATGCAGTGGAAGATAAGAAAGTGAAGAAGGAAGttgagaaggaagaagaaaaagaagatggtagtaaagaagagaagaagaagaagaaagatgagaaggaaaataagaagaaggacaaaggagaagaagaagatgatggtaaagaagagaagaagaagaagaaaggagagaacaaaaaggagaaaaaggagaaaggaggagaagaagatggtggcaaagaagagaagaagaagaagacagaagagaaggagaagaagaaaaaggagagaggagaagaagaagatgatagtaaagaagagaagaagaagaaaacaggAGAGAAggacaagaagaagaaggaaaaagaagaaggagatAGAAGTaaagaagaggagaagaagaagaaagtagagaaggaaaaggaaaaaaaggacAAAGGAGTAGTGAAGGGCAAGGATGAGGGGAATGATGAAGTGAAGGAAAACAAaggggagaagaagaagggCAAGGATGAAGAAGATactgaaaaagaagaaaagaaagcaaagaaagaaaagaaggacgagaagaaaaaagacaaaggcgagaaggagaaagaagagaagaaaaaagataagaaaatagtagaagatgaagaaaagaaggacgagaagaaaaaagacaaaggcgagaaagagaaagaagagaagaaaaaagataaaaaaattgtagaagGCGAAGAAAAGGAGGGCAAACATAAGAAACAAGACAAGGACGAAGTAGAAGACAAGAAGggaagaaaggagaagaagaaagagaagggaaatgATACGAAGACGGAGGCCTCAGTTAACACCAGTAGGGAAATTGACATAGAAGAATCCAAGAAGACTGATACCTCAGTTACAAACACCAGTAGGGAAATTGAAATACAAGAATCTGAGAAGGGACCTAAAGGAGAAGACGAgaagaaaaacaacaaagataaggaagaaaagaagaagaaagttgaagagagaaacaaaacTAGAGAGCTAGGAAAATTGAAACAGAAACTAGAGAAGTTAGATGTTAAAATAAATGCCTTGCTCCTGAAAAAAGTAGACATTATGAGGCAAATAAAAGAAGCTGAAGATGGAAATTGCGACACCGCTGCGAAAGCAGTGGAAGTGGCATAG
- the LOC127149056 gene encoding uncharacterized protein LOC127149056 isoform X1: MEEIEKMKKEEIREKEKKKEEKHKNKDEAKDEKESKKKHKDEDGAEKETEVNKKKEKEDEKKKKKDEKKPKKKDEKSGENDGVKDKKGKKKEAEEDEDFEKKEKKQEKGKKDKEKGKGSDVVEDKKVKKEVEKEEEKEDGSKEEKKKKKDEKENKKKEKGEEEDDGNEEKKKKKKGEKKKEKEGEEDGGKEEKKKKTEEKEKKKKEKGEEDDSKEEKKKKDEKENKKKDKGEEEDDGKEEKKKKKGDNKKEKGGEEDGGKEEKKKKTEEKEKKKKEKGEEEDDSKEEKKKKTGEKDKKKKEKGDKSKEEEKKKKVEKEKEIT, from the exons ATGGAAGAGATAGAAAAG atgaagaaagaagaaataagagaaaaagaaaagaagaaagaagagaagcaCAAGAACAAAGATGAAGCCAAAGATGAGAAGGAATCCAAAAAGAAGCACAAAGACGAGGATGGAGCAGAAAAGGAAACAGAAGTGAacaagaagaaggaaaaggaagatgagaagaaaaagaaaaaagatgaaaagaaaccTAAGAAGAAAGATGAGAAGTCTGGGGAGAATGATGGAGTGAAAgacaagaaaggaaagaaaaaagaagcggaggaagatgaagattttgaaaaaaaggaaaagaaacagGAAAAAGGTAAGAAAGATAAGGAGAAGGGCAAAGGTTCTGATGTAGTGGAAGATAAGAAAGTGAAGAAGGAAGttgagaaggaagaagaaaaagaagatggtagtaaagaagagaagaagaagaagaaagatgagaaggaaaataagaaaaaggagaaaggagaagaagaagatgatggtaatgaagagaagaagaagaagaagaaaggagagaagaaaaaggagaaagaaggagaagaagatggtggcaaagaagagaagaagaagaagacagaagagaaggagaagaagaaaaaggagaaaggagaagaagatgatagtaaagaagagaagaagaagaaagatgagaaggaaaataagaagaaggacaaaggagaagaagaagatgatggtaaagaagagaagaagaagaagaaaggagatAACAAAAAGGAGAaaggaggagaagaagatggtggcaaagaagagaagaagaagaagacagaagagaaggagaagaagaaaaaggagaaaggagaagaagaagatgatagtaaagaagagaagaagaagaaaacaggAGAGAAggacaagaagaagaaggaaaaaggagATAAAAGTaaagaagaggagaagaagaagaaagtagaGAAGGAAAAGGAGATAACTTGA